AGCCCGAGCCGCGCGAGCTCGAGCGCGAGCACGCCCGTGCCGGTGCCGATGTCGGCGACGCGGAGCCCCGGGTCGACGAGGCGCGCGATCGCGCGCGCGCGCAGCACGTCGTCGTCGAAGACCTTGCGCAGCGCGTCCCACTCGGGGCCGACGGCGTCGAAGAAGCTTCGGGCGCGCGCGCCGCGCGCCTCGATCACACGCTCGAGCGCGGCCTCGTCGCGGCGCGCCGTCGGGTCGTTCGCGAGGCTCCGGCGCACGACCTCCCAGGTGTCGTGCCAGGCGCCCGACGCGGGCGGCGCGAAGCGGTAGAAGACGTAGGTGCCGTCGCGGCGGTCGACGAGCAGGCGCGCCTCGCGCAGGATCGCGAGGTGCCGCGACACGCGCGACTGCGCCATGCCGAGCACCTCCATGAGCTCCTGCACCATCAGCTCCTCGGACTCGAGCAGCCGCAGGATGCGCACGCGCGTCGGGTCGGAGAGCGTCTTGAAGATCTTCTGGAGCTCGTCGGTCGCGCTGCTCATGGAGGGCACAGCCTAACCGACTCGCGCGCGGGGCCCGTCGCCTAGCGGAAGGTCGGGCGCGCGAGCGTCCCGGTGATCGCGAGGCGGGTCGTCTGTCCGGGCTGCGCGTCGATGCCGAGGTCGCGGAGGACGGGCACGAGCGCGCGACCGGCCGGCCGCACGTCGAGCGCGAGGTCGAGCGCTTCCTGGCCGGCGACCTCGGCGAGCGCGACCGTGCCCGTCGCGCTCGCGAACAGCATCGGGCCGTCGAGCTCGAGCTTCGCCACGCGTGCGAAGACGTCGCCGCCGAGCGCGAGATCGCCCTCGAAGCGCGCGAACGGGACGGCGATCGGCAGGCCCGGGCCCATCAGGTTCCCCTCGGTCGCGTGGAAGACGAGCGTGCCCTCGGGCCGGCCCGCGTCGCCCGTCGCGACGTCGACCGCGGCCGTCACGCGGCCTTCCATGGAGAGGCCGGGCACGGCCTGGTCGAGCGGCAGCAGCGCGAGCGCGAGCCCGTCGAGGTCGCCGCGGAAGCCGCCGTGCGCCCCCACCGCGATCTCGCCCGCGACGCGGCCGAGCCCGCCGCCGTCGACGTCGACGGCGAAGGAAGGCTCGCCGCGCAGCCAGCCGAGCGAGAGGGCGGGCCGCAGGAAGACGCGCGGGAGCAGCAGCGCATCGCCGCGCGGGAGCGTCGCGCGCACGTTCGTCGCCGCGAGACCGAGGCCCGAGAGGCCGAGGTGCGGCGCGAGATCGTCGAGCTCGATCTGCACGCCGACGAGCGCCTCGCTGCGGTCGGAGATCGCGCGCGCGAGCCGCCCGTAGGGGAAGATCCAGATCGCGAAGAGCGTCGTCAGCACGCCCGCGAGCAGCGCGAGCGTCGGCCAGCGCACGCTCCGCGGCAGCAGGCCCGCGCCCGGGTCGAGACCGCGCGCCACCACTACAGCGGCTCGAAGCTCGAGACGGCGAACGTCACGTCGAGCAGCGCATCCGGGCCGCCCTCGCCGCGGGTCTTCATGCGCAGCGACTTCACGCTGAGCAGCTGCGGCGAGGACTCGATGTTGTGCAGGTAGTCGACGATCTGCGAGAGCGTGACGCCGGACAGCTCGACCTCGACCTTCGTCTCGCGATAGACCTCGTTGCTCGCGCCCTGGCGCGGGTCGAGCGACTCGACCTTGACGCCGGACGTCGCCGCGAGCGACTCGAGCAGCGTGAGGATGTTGCGGCTCTGGCCCTTCGCCTGGATGCGGCGCTCGACGGACCCGAGCCGCGCCTTGACCTCGTCGTACTCGCGCCGCAGGCGCTTCATCGAGGAGAGGTCCTGCTCGGCGTCGACGACGCCGGCCGACGCGCGCCCCGCGAGGTCGAGGAGCGGCGCGACCGCCACGAACCACACGAGCATGAGCGCGGCGAGCCCGCCGGCCGTGCCGAGCAGCAGACGCTCGCGCTGCGAGAGGTCGTCCCACGCGGTCTGGAGCCGGACGAGCAGCTCGTTCACGACGTCTCCTCGTCGTCGGTGCCGCCGGTCAGGCTGATCGCGACCGTGAAGCGCGTGCCGTCCTTCGTGCTCTCGATGCCGCCCTTGACCTCGGCGTTGCGGAACGGCGGCTCGGCGCTCAGCACGCGCGTCAGCCGCTCGGCCGCCTCGAAGTTGCTGCCGGCGACCTTGAGACGGATCACGCGTCCGGTGATGTTGAGCTCGAGCAGGCGGACCTCGAGGTCGGCCGGGATGCGTCGCGACAGCTCGGACAGGAGGTCGAGCGCGGAGAGGCTGCCGCCGTACACGCCGAGGAAGTCCGCGCGCTCGCGCGCCGCGTAGAGCTCGTTGCCGAGCTGCGTCACCGGGTTCGTCGTCGGCGCGGTGCCGACCGCCTCTTCGTAGAGGGCGGCGATCTGCCCGCGGATCGCGTCGGCCCGGCGCGACTCGAGCGAGAGCGACGTCACCGCGGTCGCGAGCCCGAGCGCGCCGACGACACCCGCCAGCACCGCCGTCGGCCGCAGGTCGCGCCCGAGGTAGCTGCGGAAGTCCGTGCGGTACGCGAGGTCGTCCTGGCGGAAGTCCGTCGCCGTCGTCGCGCGCGAGGTGCCGCGCAGCGCGAGCGCGAGGGCGGGGGCGAAGAGCGCGGGGTCGCCGCCCGCGAGCAGCGCGGCGCCCAGGCCCTCGGGCGGCACGGCCGGGCGCGCCGTGGCGATGCCGAGCCGCTCGCCGAGGTACTCGTCGAGCCGGTGGAGGCGCGCCGAGCCGCCGACCAGCACGACGCCGCCGACCTGCGTCGCGGCCGCGCCGCCGAGCAGCGGCTCGGCGGACTCGAGCAGGCGCACCGCCTCGCGCGCGATGCGGTCGAGCACGCCGACGGCCGACGGCGACGCGCTGTCGAACCCGAGGTGGAAGACGCCGTCCTCGCACTTCGCGTGCTCGGCGTCGTCGAGCGAGCGCCCCTGGTCGCGCGCCATCGCCTCGGTGACGTGGCGGCCGGCGACCGGGATCGCGCGCGCGAGCAGCGCCTTCCCGTCGCGCACGACGCACAGCTTGGTCGACGCGTGCCCCATGTCGACGACGAGGCGCGCGCCGTCCCAGCCGAGCACGGCGTGCAGGTTCGCGAGCGCGAGCCCCTCCGCCTCGAGCACGCGCGGCTCGCAGCCGGCCTCGCGCAGCACGTCGAGGCGCTCGGCGACCGCGCGCCGCGGCGCGATCGCGACCGCGAGCTCGGCGCGCGCGCGATCGCCGCCGACGGAGTCCCACGTGACGATCACGTCCTCGAGGTCGAAGGGCGTCTCGCCCTCGACCTCGAACGGCACCGCCGCGGCGAGGCGCTTGCGGTCGCGGAACGGGAAGGACATCGAGCGCACGGAGATGCGCTCGGCGGGAACGGCGGCGACGACGTGGTCGGTCGCGAGCTGGTGCATGGCCGCGAAGCGGCGGAGCAGGTCGGGGAGCGGGTGGTCGGGGAGGGCGCGCGGATGCATGCGCATCTGCGCGGGCTCGAGCGAGCTCAGCGTCTGGCGCAGCTCGACCGCCTTGATGGTGTGGGCGCCGAGATCGAGCCCGAGGACGTTCTTCATCAGCGGCAACGTCGACTCTCCCGCCCCTCGCGTTCCTTCGGCCGCGTCGGCCGCGTCCGCCCCGTCGACCGCGTCGCCGTGCGCCGCGCGGCTCGTCGACCGCGCGCGCGGTGCGCCCGCGTGACGGTGCCCACCGTCACGAGCCGTGCCGCCACTCGAGCACCGTCGGCTTCGACGGGTCGGTGCGATCCACGACCGCCGCGATCGTCCGCCGCACGTCCCCCACCGTGGCCTCGGCCTCGACCCGGAACAGGGTCGCCTGCGCAGGCAGGCTGGCATCGGGGAAGATCGACCCCTCGACGATCTCGGCGGCGAGGATACATCGGTCGTCCGCGCCCGTAGTCGTGCAGAGAATCCGGCCTTCCTCGCGCGCGCGCAGGATGCGGCGGACCGTGTCCTCGCTCGCGAGGGTCCGGCTCCCCTGGCTGCCGTGGTAGACGAGCGCCAGCACGTGCGGCGGCGCGGTGTTGAGGTTGATCCCGGTGCCGTCCTTGCGCGGGTGGACGGTGACGTAGGGGCGGAGGCCGTCCACGAGCACGGGCGTGAAGCCCTCCACCATGCCGAGCTCGTCGACGCTGCGCAGCGGCTCGTTCGCGGCCTCGTAGGGCGGCGACTGGCGTTCGTACCAGGCGTTCTCGGGGCCCCCGCGCTGGCGCTCCTCGTCGGCGTCCACGTAGTCGATCAGGTTGTAGGCGAGCTCGCGGGCGTCGAAGGCGCGCTCTCCGGGAGCCACGGGCAGCTCGTCGATCACCTTCTCGAGGACCGCGATCAGGAAGTCGACCGCCTCCTCGCTCGCCTCGCCCGTCGCGGTCTCCGGCACGATCGCGTTGAGGTCGAGGAGGCTGCCCTCGTCGCGGATGCGCACGCGCAGACGGGCTCCGTCGTCGGTCGCGATCTCGTAGCGCTCGGCCTGGGCCCAGGCGTCGAGGTAGGTGTCGCCGGGCGGGCCGCCCTGCGCGCTCGCCAGGGAGTCGGCGAGCAGCAGGAAGGTCGCGAGCTGGACGCCGCCGCGTGCGAGCGCGTCGGCCTGCGCGGCTGCGTCGCGATTGCGCGCGATGTGGTAGTCGACGATCGCGCGGCGCGAGAAGCCGATCACGACCGTCATCAGCAGGAGGCCGATCACGAGCACGAGCGCGAGCACGACGCCCGCCTCGCGCCGCGCGCGCGGCTTCGCGAACGGTGCGGGGAGGCGCGTCATCGCAGGCACGGCGTCACGTCGATCGGGTTGCCGTTGGCGTCGAAGATCGTCTCGTCACCCGGCCGCACGCAGTTGTTCCAGATCGCCGCGAAGCCGGTGTTGCGCGGGTTCGCCGCGACGCCGAGCTGCCCGAAGCACTGGCCGTACGTGATCTTGCACTCCTCCTCTTCCTCCTCGCCGTCGCTCGCGAGGTTCGCCACCGCTTCGGAGACGCCGACG
This genomic interval from Myxococcota bacterium contains the following:
- a CDS encoding metalloregulator ArsR/SmtB family transcription factor; translated protein: MSSATDELQKIFKTLSDPTRVRILRLLESEELMVQELMEVLGMAQSRVSRHLAILREARLLVDRRDGTYVFYRFAPPASGAWHDTWEVVRRSLANDPTARRDEAALERVIEARGARARSFFDAVGPEWDALRKVFDDDVLRARAIARLVDPGLRVADIGTGTGVLALELARLGLDVVGVDRSRRMLDTARAKIEAEGLARVELREGDASRLPIEDASVDAALAHMVLQYLPQPAEAVREMARIVRAGGVVVIVDFVRHDQEWMRHELGVQWQGFSPDEVEGWLAASGLARANVQVHDPRARGRDLPATFIASARRA
- the gspN gene encoding type II secretion system protein GspN; translated protein: MARGLDPGAGLLPRSVRWPTLALLAGVLTTLFAIWIFPYGRLARAISDRSEALVGVQIELDDLAPHLGLSGLGLAATNVRATLPRGDALLLPRVFLRPALSLGWLRGEPSFAVDVDGGGLGRVAGEIAVGAHGGFRGDLDGLALALLPLDQAVPGLSMEGRVTAAVDVATGDAGRPEGTLVFHATEGNLMGPGLPIAVPFARFEGDLALGGDVFARVAKLELDGPMLFASATGTVALAEVAGQEALDLALDVRPAGRALVPVLRDLGIDAQPGQTTRLAITGTLARPTFR
- the gspM gene encoding type II secretion system protein GspM, whose product is MNELLVRLQTAWDDLSQRERLLLGTAGGLAALMLVWFVAVAPLLDLAGRASAGVVDAEQDLSSMKRLRREYDEVKARLGSVERRIQAKGQSRNILTLLESLAATSGVKVESLDPRQGASNEVYRETKVEVELSGVTLSQIVDYLHNIESSPQLLSVKSLRMKTRGEGGPDALLDVTFAVSSFEPL
- the gspL gene encoding type II secretion system protein GspL codes for the protein MKNVLGLDLGAHTIKAVELRQTLSSLEPAQMRMHPRALPDHPLPDLLRRFAAMHQLATDHVVAAVPAERISVRSMSFPFRDRKRLAAAVPFEVEGETPFDLEDVIVTWDSVGGDRARAELAVAIAPRRAVAERLDVLREAGCEPRVLEAEGLALANLHAVLGWDGARLVVDMGHASTKLCVVRDGKALLARAIPVAGRHVTEAMARDQGRSLDDAEHAKCEDGVFHLGFDSASPSAVGVLDRIAREAVRLLESAEPLLGGAAATQVGGVVLVGGSARLHRLDEYLGERLGIATARPAVPPEGLGAALLAGGDPALFAPALALALRGTSRATTATDFRQDDLAYRTDFRSYLGRDLRPTAVLAGVVGALGLATAVTSLSLESRRADAIRGQIAALYEEAVGTAPTTNPVTQLGNELYAARERADFLGVYGGSLSALDLLSELSRRIPADLEVRLLELNITGRVIRLKVAGSNFEAAERLTRVLSAEPPFRNAEVKGGIESTKDGTRFTVAISLTGGTDDEETS
- the gspK gene encoding type II secretion system minor pseudopilin GspK — its product is MTRLPAPFAKPRARREAGVVLALVLVIGLLLMTVVIGFSRRAIVDYHIARNRDAAAQADALARGGVQLATFLLLADSLASAQGGPPGDTYLDAWAQAERYEIATDDGARLRVRIRDEGSLLDLNAIVPETATGEASEEAVDFLIAVLEKVIDELPVAPGERAFDARELAYNLIDYVDADEERQRGGPENAWYERQSPPYEAANEPLRSVDELGMVEGFTPVLVDGLRPYVTVHPRKDGTGINLNTAPPHVLALVYHGSQGSRTLASEDTVRRILRAREEGRILCTTTGADDRCILAAEIVEGSIFPDASLPAQATLFRVEAEATVGDVRRTIAAVVDRTDPSKPTVLEWRHGS